The Tolypothrix sp. PCC 7712 region TGCTAGCGTCCAATCGCAAGTATTAGAGTTGATGCTGCAATTAAAAGAAGAGTTTGAGTTAACATACTTGTTTATCACCCATGACTTGTGGTTAGCGAGATTTTTATGCGATCGCATTGCAGTCATGAATGGTGGACAAATTGTCGAACTCGGCCCCACAAAACGAATTTTTGCTAATCCTCAACATCCTTATACTAAAACCCTACTAGCGGCTGCACCTTTATTAGCACGCGCTTAGGGGATTTCAATACTTGATGGGGAAGGGTAAAAGGGGAAGGGTAAAAGGGGAAGGGTAAAAGGGGGAAAGGATTTGTATTTTTCCTTTACCCTTTCCCCATTTTTGCAAATTGGTATAATTTCTGCGGGTTATATGATGTCCGGCAAATTACCCTTAATATGTCATTGCGAGCAGAACGAAGTGGAGCGAAGCAATCACAAGGACTCTGCGATTGCTTCACTTCGTTCGCAATGACGGGCATTTGAACGGACATGATATTAAGAGGAAAAGGAAAAGAAAGTAAAGAATTTGTATTTTCCCTTTCACCTTTCACCTTTCACCTTTCCCCTTGTTTGCAAATTGGTATAACTTCTCCGGCTCAAAATTGAGAAGAAAACATAAAAGGATTACAAGGTTAATTAGCAAGCAACAATAGTTACCTCTCCAATTACTTGTAATCCTTTGACACCACAATAATCTTCCAGCATTAGAGCAAAACTTGTTATTAAAGTACCTAACTTTGGATACAGCGAACTTCTACCAAAAGGTAGAAGTCACGATTAAATTACCATGTAATATTTGTCACACACAAATTGCTGATGACTGATACCAAAGCAAGTAATGTTTGCAACACATCAGTAATATTCTAGAGGGCAAGGCAGTGCCCATTGGTGTCAAAACAATTCAAAATTCAAAATTATCAATTCAAAATTACAATCAGTGGGGGCTTGAAACCCGCCACTGATTGTAGACCACTGATTCAAAGAATCAGTGGGGGCTTGTACCCAGAATTAATTAATTCAAAATTATTCTTCTTATTCATTTTGAATTTTGAATTTTGAATTTTGAATTCAAAAAGTGGTCAACTTAAGCTTAAAGCTATATAGGGCGGGCGTTGTACAAAAACTTTCGCCCTCATCCCCTAACCCCTTCTCCCCCAGGAGAAGGGGAATTAAATCTCTTGCTCCCCTCTCCCAGTGGGAGAGGGGTTGGGGGTGAGGGCGAAACCTTGCACAAGAGCGGGTTTCACGTTAAGTTGACACTACTGTTGCCCCTACAATCTGTCGGATTCTTTTTTCAAACTGGTATGAGCTTGATTTGGGATAGATTATACCATTAGCAAACAGGGCATTGAGCATTAGTAATTATTTACCATGCCCTATGCCCCATGCCCTAAGCTTCAATCACCACTCGTAAATTGCCGCGTTTTTTAGCTACACGACAAGCGGTAGTGCTACCAGAACGCTCAAATTCTAAATCGAGGACGGTAGGGCCGACGTGCAAATTATGCAGGGAAAGGCGATTGATTGACTCTGGTAAAGCCGGATCGATGATTCGCAAGCAGTTATTTTGCGCGTCAGGGACGAGGTTGACGATCATTTGTAGCAGTTGGAAAATACTACCAGTCGCCCAAGCTTGGGGAGTACAAGCGACAGGATATTGTACAGGCGCATTATCACCGTTGCGTTCGTAACCACAGAACAGTTCTGGGGGACGTTGATATGGTTGCTGGGTAGTCATATCTACCAAACCTTGGAAGAGTTCTAAAGCTTGATCGATTAACCCTAGCGATCGCAATCCCATTGCAATGATGGCGTTATCATGGGGCCACACTGAACCAACGTGATAGCCCATTGGGTTATAAGCTGGCGATAAACTGCTGAGTGTGCGTATTCCCCAACCATTAAACATATCGGGGGCGCGTAAGCGTTCGGCGACGCTGTAGGCTTTTTCGGGTGTAAAGATGCCCAAATGTAAACAATGGCCAGGGTTTGAGGTAATACTATCTACTTGCTTACCATCACCATCCAAAGCCAAGGCGCAGAAATCTTGGTCTTCCATCCAGAAATCGTGGTTAAACCGCAATTTCAGATTTCTGGCTTCCTCTAGCCAACGATCTGCTAAATCCAGCCGCTTTTTCATCCGTGCAATTTCAGCCAGGCGCATTTTCGCTGCATAGACATAAGCTTGCACCTCACAAAGGGCGATGGGGCCGTTAGCTAACTCTCCCTTATGGTCTACAATACAATCGCCGGAATCTTTCCAGCCTTGGTTAGCCAGACCGCGTTTGGATTTACGATAGTAGCTCAAGTAGCTAGTTTCTTTAGTATTGCGGTCAATCCACTCCATTGCTGCTAAAGCATTGGGCCAAAGCTGCTCTAAAGTTTCTTGATCATGCGTCCAGGCATAATATTCAGCATAAAGCATCAGCCATAGGGGTGTGGCATCAACTGTACCGTAGTAAGGTGTATGAGGAATTTCCTGACACCTGGCCATTTCCCCTAAGCGCAACTCGTGTAAAATCTTTCCTGGTTCTTCTTCACGCCACTCATCATCTACTTTGCCTTGGTATGTCGCTAATAGCGTCAAGGTTTCTTTGGCAATGCGGGGATTTAACATCAAAGTTTGGGAAGCTGTAATGATGGAATCTCGCCCAAACAATGCCGAAAACCAAGGTACACCAGCCGAAACAGTCTTATTTTTGCCAAAGGACTGGCGCAACAAATACATATCTTGTTCCGCCCGTTCCACCACTCGGTTAAAAGTGCTTTTATCGGTACTGATGCGGGTAATTTGTTGCACCCAATGCTGTTCTTCCATTAATTCAGCGGCTTTGGCTTGTGCTAAAGTCACCGCCGCACTAACAGTAGAACTCGATTGATTATTTCGCAACATATTCACCCGATAACCCAACTTTTGGGTTTCGTGAGAAGCTAACTCTAGCTGCCATACCGCAGTGTAACCCTTAAAATAGTCTGGTTGGCGATGCTGGAAATTAATCCGCGATTCCATCACCAAACCATCTAAACCTTGATAGGCGAGGGTTAAGGATTCATCCCGCACCATCGCAGAGTGATTTTGTAGTGGTGAACCACCATCAGCAGCTGTTCCATCTTCTGGCGTTGGCTCTACTAAGCGTAACAGTCTACCGCGCTGATCTCTGCCATAGCCACGCACTTCAAATAAATCCACAAAATCGGCATCAAAGCTGATACTCAGTTCAAAACTAACGGTAGTGGTGCTGTAGTTAGAAACTTCAATTTCTTCAAACAGCGCCCCATTTAGCACTAGTTCGCGACGAATCCCGACAGTATCAGCTTTGAGACGTTCATCGATTCTGGGATTAGTACACAGAACCGAGAGTGCAAACCCTTTATCTGCAGTACTGCTGAGTAAAACAGGCGATCGCCCTTCAATCTGCAACTCTAGGCGGCTCAAAAAACGCGTATCACAGCAAAATAGCCCCATACTGGGATTACCATCGTTCAGAGAGCATCCAGAAATGTTGCCTATTGTATCTGTGATAAAAAATAAATCATCATCTTTGACCGTCAGCGTTGGTTGTGGTCTTTCGCTTATAACACAAGGCCACTCCGGGATAGGTAACTGTTCTGCTGGAATATAAGTCTTTCCGTCTAAGAAAATTTTTTCCGGTGTCATCAGTATATCCGATGTCATTAGCCAGTCTTCCGTGTACAGGTCTAGATTTTCGCGTAAGCATAGCCCGCCGTAGGCATTGCATCAGCGTCAACAGGAAACAAGCCCCAGTAGAGGTTTGCCTCATTCGGAACTTAGGCACTAAGCTGAGTAAACTCAGTTGAGCCATTCAAGCCTAGATAATACTTACATAATCTGGGAAAAAGGGCAGCTATTAAATGTACAACAATCAAATTTTTAGCAATTGATAATTTAGACTCAGAAGTATGACAAAGCTTTGATAAAAGCGGCTTTTGAGCTTGATCCCCAAAACAAGATTGTTAATTAAAGCTTCGGGTTGCAACTGCCTTTGTCAGAAATTTATATTTTTTCTCAATTTTTGAATGTTTTTTTAAGGTTTGAGCAGGAGGAAATTAAGTATAAATGCAGATTCAACATTTAACCAAGTTCAGAATTGTAGAATTGCGATCGCCTTTTAAACCTGAACCTGAAATTCCGGGCTGTGCTATCTCAACTATGAAAGGGAACAGGGAACGGGCAACGGGCAACAGGAAATTAACATTGTCACCCACAATTCCACTCGGCTTTCAACCTTACTTCTCTACGAGACGCTACGCGTAGCTTGCTTAAGCGTAGGAGTACGGGGCTACCCATTGGTGTCAACTTAACGTGAAACCCTCTTTGTTGCAAGGTTTCACCCTCACCCACAGGGTGAGGGGAGCAAGAGATTTAGGGATTTCCAAGAAATAAATTATTCCATCTTGTGGGGCGGGCATCTTGCCCGCCACATAAGCTGGGCGGACAAGATGTCCACCCCACAATAAATACTGGGATATTTTTTTATTTGGAAGTCCCTTAGTTCCCCTTCTCCTGCGGGAGAAGGGGTTAGGGGATGAGGGCGCGAGGTATTTGTACAACGCCTGCCCTATATAGCTTTTAGCTTAAGTTGACACCAATGCCTTTTTCCTCTGTTCCCTGTTCCCTATTCCCTGTTCCCGCTCCGAAGGTGATTCGTAAATGCAAGCTAAAATAACCTATAAGTTGTGCCAATTAGCCAGCACGCGTCTGGGCATATATTTACTGAAATTTGTTCATATTACCTGGTTTATCGATTGTGAAGCTAATGCACGATCTGTAAACTTGATGCACGAGTTCGTGCACTTGATTCACAAGTTGTAAACTTAATGCACGAGTTCGTGCACTTGATTCACAAGTCGTGAACTTAATGCACGAGTTCGTGAACTTGATTCACGAGTCCTGTACTTGATGCACGAGTTTGTGAACTTGATTCACGAGTTCGTGCACTTGATTTTTGAGTAGAAAAACCTGAGTTCGGGTTAAGCAGATTAAGATAAAATCCAGTCCATGTTAAGGCTGGGCTTCTTAGGTTGATGACATCAGCAATTAATCCACACAGAAAATTAACACAGAAATTAACAGGGCTGGGGTCAAAATAAAATTTTTACGAGGTTTTCAGTTTTTTTCTTTCTGCTAACCAAGTAAAAAAAACAATACCGCAAAGGTCAGCAGTTAAATCAAATAAATCAAAAGAACGATAAGGTACAAAGAATTGAATTATTTCATCTATTACACAAATTAATATCACAATCATGGGAGCCAATGGCAAAGAAATATTCAAAATTTGAATTTTACGTTTATTCCCAGCTAAATGGCTGATAAAAGCGGCTATACCTAATAGAAGAAAATGCAAAATAGTATCATAATGAGGAAATTGCGCTAGTTCGGTGGGGATAATTTTTAGATATGCAGATAGCGAGATAGACATCAAAATGCCAAAGTAAACCCAAAATGCAAATACCCAAAATCTATTAGCTTTCATTTTCAGCGCAGAAAAAGTATTCTTGATAACTCCAAGAATAACAAAGAGCATTCCGCAATCAGGAACGCTCTTTTTAGAAAAATTTTCTCAAGATAATGAAAAGTTAACTTGAAGACTGCTAATATTTAAAATGCCTAAATTAGCAAAAAATCAGGCATGAAGATTGGCTTGTTCTTGTAACCAGGGGTCTACCGGCTGTCCATCTTTGCGACGCAATTCAATTTCCACTACCATAACTTCTTTAGAACCAGGAGGAGCAGGTTTTTTATGGAAAATAATGTCATAGTCTAGTGGATCGTGATTGCGTTCTTTCAACCATTCTTGGACTTTGGTAGTGGCAAAGAATGTTTGACCTTGCTCAAACATCCGAGTAATCTGCATTTGTAGGGTGTAGGGATTTAGGCGACCCATTTTTAATTACCTTTGTTCAATAATTTGCAGGGTTAGCAATGCCTACCCTACTTGACACTTTTATGTTACTTGTATCCTAAGAAAGTTTTCTACTGTATAAGATATTAACGCCAGCTTAATATTTCCCTAAACTACGCCAAGACAACTTGGCGGGGGAAAGGGGCCAGAAAAAACCTTTAACCCTTACCCTTTAACCTTTTCCCCAAACTCAATTCCAACTTGAAAATCCTGAAAGGATTGGGGATACAGAGACAATGAGATTTAGCCGCAAGACACCGCAAAACTTTCTGTGTCATCATTGTTGCCAATTGTACTACCGCTAGAGTTATTATTTTGAGGTTATCTAACGCTCACTTTATTGGTTATTTAGGTAAATTGCATGGCAGCTGACAAATTAAAACGGGTTCCAATGGTTTTACAGCTTAAAGGCTCGGTGATCTCAGCTATTGCTAAAAATGTCTTATTGTTTGGAATTTTTGGAATTATTATTTCTACACTTCACTATTATAAGTTTCCAGTTTCCCAACCTATATTAGGCAGCGTTATTCCCAGTATTGTTTTAGGTTTATTACTAGTTTTCCGCACAAACACAGCTTATGAGCGTTTTTGGGAAGGTAGAAAAAGTTGGGGTGCAATAGTCAATACTGTGAGAAATTTAGCAAGGCAAATTTGGGTCAGCGTTGATGAAGTTTCTCCAGAAGATAGAAAAAATAAAATTACAGCTTTATATCTATTAGTAGCTTTTGCTGTGGCAACGAAATTACATTTACGCGGTGAACCTGTCAATCAGGAGTTAAAAGAATTGATGCCGTCGTCTATGTATCAGGAATTGAAAATCATGAATAATCCGCCAATAGAAGTGGCTTTTTGGATTGGCGATTATTTACAGCAAAGATATAACTACAAATGCCTCAATAGCTACCAGTTAACATCTATGCAAGAATTATTGAATAATTTAGTCGATAATTTAGGAATTTGCGAACGGATTTTAAGAACACCAATGCCCCTTGCCTATGCAATTCATTTAAAGCAATTATTATTTCTTTATTGTCTGCTGTTACCATTTCAAATGGTGCAAAGCTTGGGTTGGTGGACTGGTTTAATTGCAGCTTTAGTCAGTTTTACATTATTTGGCATTGAAGCTATCGGCTTAGAAATCGAAAACCCCTTTGGTTATGATGATAATGATTTGC contains the following coding sequences:
- a CDS encoding bestrophin family protein, giving the protein MAADKLKRVPMVLQLKGSVISAIAKNVLLFGIFGIIISTLHYYKFPVSQPILGSVIPSIVLGLLLVFRTNTAYERFWEGRKSWGAIVNTVRNLARQIWVSVDEVSPEDRKNKITALYLLVAFAVATKLHLRGEPVNQELKELMPSSMYQELKIMNNPPIEVAFWIGDYLQQRYNYKCLNSYQLTSMQELLNNLVDNLGICERILRTPMPLAYAIHLKQLLFLYCLLLPFQMVQSLGWWTGLIAALVSFTLFGIEAIGLEIENPFGYDDNDLPLDAICQTMKRNIDDLIGLTPNVRSLSSNLTNTEDLSLGN
- a CDS encoding amylo-alpha-1,6-glucosidase, with the translated sequence MTSDILMTPEKIFLDGKTYIPAEQLPIPEWPCVISERPQPTLTVKDDDLFFITDTIGNISGCSLNDGNPSMGLFCCDTRFLSRLELQIEGRSPVLLSSTADKGFALSVLCTNPRIDERLKADTVGIRRELVLNGALFEEIEVSNYSTTTVSFELSISFDADFVDLFEVRGYGRDQRGRLLRLVEPTPEDGTAADGGSPLQNHSAMVRDESLTLAYQGLDGLVMESRINFQHRQPDYFKGYTAVWQLELASHETQKLGYRVNMLRNNQSSSTVSAAVTLAQAKAAELMEEQHWVQQITRISTDKSTFNRVVERAEQDMYLLRQSFGKNKTVSAGVPWFSALFGRDSIITASQTLMLNPRIAKETLTLLATYQGKVDDEWREEEPGKILHELRLGEMARCQEIPHTPYYGTVDATPLWLMLYAEYYAWTHDQETLEQLWPNALAAMEWIDRNTKETSYLSYYRKSKRGLANQGWKDSGDCIVDHKGELANGPIALCEVQAYVYAAKMRLAEIARMKKRLDLADRWLEEARNLKLRFNHDFWMEDQDFCALALDGDGKQVDSITSNPGHCLHLGIFTPEKAYSVAERLRAPDMFNGWGIRTLSSLSPAYNPMGYHVGSVWPHDNAIIAMGLRSLGLIDQALELFQGLVDMTTQQPYQRPPELFCGYERNGDNAPVQYPVACTPQAWATGSIFQLLQMIVNLVPDAQNNCLRIIDPALPESINRLSLHNLHVGPTVLDLEFERSGSTTACRVAKKRGNLRVVIEA
- a CDS encoding VanZ family protein produces the protein MKANRFWVFAFWVYFGILMSISLSAYLKIIPTELAQFPHYDTILHFLLLGIAAFISHLAGNKRKIQILNISLPLAPMIVILICVIDEIIQFFVPYRSFDLFDLTADLCGIVFFTWLAERKKLKTS